The Solanum lycopersicum chromosome 9, SLM_r2.1 genome window below encodes:
- the RBR1 gene encoding retinoblastoma-related protein 1 — protein MNMEELKNHSNSEENGSVDSLEVRFTDFCKNGLSMGESFMVEARKLFMDSKHLLLSNNAAIGAITPEEVERYWFVFVLFSVKRLSENEARNSSNGNEGNGFDLCQILRGAKLNVLDFFKELPQFIVKVGPVLSNLYGSDWEKRLQAKELQTNFVHLSLLSKYYKRAYQELFLSSDNNEVNQSATSNSIVLLPQYYRFGWLLFLSLREHVFSRFKDLVTCTNGLVSVLAILIIHVPVCFRNFNINDSPRFVKKGDKVDLLVSLSSIYQTSIDDLRETMDKVNNLITVKLKKELCLASECRAKNLDNIDADGLTYFENLLEESSLSSSICILEKDYNDAIQNKGELDERIFVNDEDSLLGSGSLSGGAVNMNGIKKKFDAMASPTKTITSPLSPYRSPGASNVNSNLNCGNSKMAATPVTTAMTTARWLRTVIAPLQAKPSPELERFLSACDRNVSADVIRRAHIILEAIFPSSGPGEHCAAGSLQSTSLMDNIWAEQRRSESLKLYYRVLQTMCVAESQILHVTNLTSLLTNERFHRCMLACSAELVLATHKTVTMLFPAVLERTGITSFDLSKVIESFIRHEESLPRELRRHLNSLEERLLESMVWEKGSSMYNSLTVAKPSLSAEINRLGLLAEPMPSLDAIAMHINPSLGNLPPVPPLQKSDLAPNGHICDIRSPKRLCTEYRSVLVERNSFTSPVKDRFLALTNIKSKFPPPLQSAFASPTRPNPGGGGETCAETSINVFFGKIVKLAAVRINGMIERLQLSQQIRETVYCLFQKILSQRTSLFFSRHIDQIILCSFYGVAKISQLNLTFKEIIYNYRKQPQCKPQVFRSVFVDWTSARHNGKTGSEHVDIITFYNEMFIPSVKPLLVELAPAGNEQKNNHVEKTKKDGQGPASPRSSSFPSLPDMSPKKVSAVHNVYVSPLRSSKMDALISHSSKSYYACVGESTHAYQSPSKDLTVINNRLNGNRKLRGALNFDDVDAVGLVSDSIVANTLYLQNGNCISSPRAAVKTEQPEP, from the exons ATGAATATGGAGGAGCTGAAGAATCATTCGAATTCTGAAGAGAATGGTTCGGTGGACTCTCTTGAAGTTCGATTTACTGATTTCTGCAAG AATGGATTGTCGATGGGTGAGAGTTTTATGGTAGAAGCTAGAAAGCTGTTTATGGACAGTAAACATCTTTTACTGTCAAATAATGCTGCTATTGGAGCTATAACG CCGGAGGAAGTTGAACGGTATTGGTTTGTGTTTGTTCTGTTCTCGGTGAAGAGATTAAGTGAGAATGAAGCTAGGAATTCGAGTAATGGGAATGAAGGAAATGGATTTGATCTATGCCAAATTCTGCGAGGGGCGAAACTCAA TGTTCTAGATTTCTTCAAAGAATTACCACAGTTTATTGTTAAAGTTGGTCCAGTATTAAGCAACCTATATGGTTCAGATTGGGAGAAGAGACTTCAG GCAAAGGAATTGCAGACCAACTTTGTGCATTTGAGCCTTTTAAGCAA GTACTACAAGCGCGCATATCAGGAGCTGTTTTTGTCAAGTGATAACAATGAAGTAAATCAGTCTGCTACTTCTAATTCGATTGTCCTCTTGCCACAGTATTATCGTTTTGGCTGGTTGCTTTTTCTTTCACTTCGCGAACATGTATTCAGCCGCTTCAAGGACCTTGTGACATGCACAAATGGTTTAGTTTCTGTGCTG GCAATCTTAATAATACATGTGCCTGTATGCTTCAGAAATTTCAACATCAATGACTCCCCACGATTTG TTAAGAAAGGAGACAAAGTGGACTTGCTTGTTTCATTAAGCAGCATTTACCAGACCTCGATAGATGACTTAAGGGAGACCATGGACAAAGTTAATAATCTAATAACAGTAAAGTTGAAGAAGGAACTTTGTTTGGCTTCAGAATGCAGGGCAAAGAACCTGGACAATATCGACGCAG ATGGTTTGACGTATTTCGAAAATTTACTGGAGGAATCATCTTTATCGTCAAGTATATGTATACTGGAGAAGGATTACAATGATGCAATTCAGAACAAGGGTGAATTGGATGAGAGGATTTTTGTCAATGATGAGGATAGCTTGCTGGGGTCAGGGAGCTTGTCTGGAGGTGCAGTCAATATGAATGGAATCAAG AAGAAATTTGATGCAATGGCTTCCCCAACAAAGACAATTACAAGCCCACTCTCTCCTTACCGTTCTCCTGGTGCTTCCAATGTTAATAGCAATCTAAATTGTGGTAACTCAAAGATGGCAGCTACCCCTGTAACCACAGCGATGACAACTGCCAGGTGGCTGCGTACCGTCATAGCTCCACTACAGGCAAAACCTTCACCTGAGTTGGAGAGATTTTTGTCTGCCTGTGATAGGAATGTATCAGCTGATGTGATCCGGAGGGCTCACATTATTCTGGAGGCTATATTTCCAAGTAGTGGTCCTGGGGAGCATTGTGCGGCTGGGAGCCTGCAAAGCACAAGCTTAATGGACAACATATGGGCAGAGCAACGTAGATCTGAGTCTCTGAAGTTGTATTATAGGGTTCTGCAGACTATGTGTGTCGCAGAATCTCAGATTTTGCATGTGACCAATTTAACTTCGTTGCTAACCAATGAGAGGTTTCATAGATGTATGCTTGCCTGCTCAGCTGAACTAGTTCTTGCCACTCACAAGACAGTTACAATGTTGTTTCCAGCTGTTTTGGAGAGAACAGGAATTACATCTTTTGATCTCAGTAAGGTGATAGAGAGCTTCATCAGGCATGAAGAAAGTCTTCCTCGAGAACTGAGACGCCATTTGAATTCACTCGAAGAAAGACTCTTGGAGAGCATGGTTTGGGAAAAGGGCTCTTCAATGTACAACTCTTTGACTGTTGCAAAACCATCACTTTCTGCAGAAATTAATCGTCTGGGCCTGTTGGCTGAACCGATGCCATCCTTGGATGCTATTGCAATGCACATTAACCCATCTTTGGGAAATTTACCACCAGTGCCACCTTTACAGAAGAGTGACTTGGCCCCTAATG GTCATATCTGTGATATCCGGTCACCGAAGAGATTGTGTACTGAATATCGTAGTGTGCTGGTTGAGCGAAATTCCTTCACATCACCTGTGAAGGATCGTTTTCTGGCTCTCACCAATATAAAGTCAAAGTTTCCTCCACCTTTGCAGTCTGCGTTTGCAAG TCCAACAAGACCAAACCCTGGTGGTGGAGGGGAAACATGTGCTGAGACATCCATCAATGTATTCTTTGGCAAG ATTGTGAAGTTGGCTGCTGTCAGAATCAATGGCATGATTGAGCGGCTACAGCTTTCTCAACAAATAAGAGAGACTGTATATTGCCTTTTTCAGAAGATTCTCAGTCAGAGGACAAGTCTTTTCTTCAGCAGACATATTGACCAGATCATCCTTTGCTCTTTCTATGGAGTTGCCAAG ATTTCACAACTTAACTTGACCTTCAAAGAAATCATATACAACTACCGAAAGCAACCTCAGTGCAAACCACAAGTTTTTCGAAGTGTTTTTGTTGACTGGACATCAGCGCGTCACAATGGG AAAACAGGTTCAGAACATGTGGATATCATCACGTTCTACAATGAAATGTTTATTCCTTCTGTTAAGCCATTATTAGTTGAGCTTGCACCTGCTGGAAATGAGCAAAAGAATAACCATGTTGAAAAAACCAAGAAGGACG GGCAAGGACCAGCATCCCCCAGATCATCTTCATTTCCCAGTCTCCCCGACATGTCTCCAAAGAAAGTATCTGCTGTTCATAATGTTTATGTCTCCCCGCTGCGATCATCGAAG ATGGATGCGTTGATTTCCCATAGCTCTAAAAGCTATTATGCTTGTGTGGGAGAAAGCACTCATGCTTATCAGAGCCCCTCAAAAGATTTGACAGTAATCAACAACCGCTTGAATGG CAATCGGAAGCTCAGAGGCGCTCTTAATTTTGATGACGTTGATGCTGTGGGCTTGGTTAGTGATTCCATAGTTGCCAACACCCTTTACCTTCAAAACGGGAACTGCATATCATCACCTCGTGCAGCTGTGAAGACTGAGCAGCCCGAGCCCTAA